A window of the Calditrichia bacterium genome harbors these coding sequences:
- a CDS encoding enoyl-CoA hydratase/isomerase family protein, whose protein sequence is MSEKGYVNVAIENGIGTVTFFHPKKNSLPGNLLAELAQALLSLGGNAAAKVVVLQSAGNGAFCAGASFDELLSVDSIEKSKTFFMGFARLILAMKRIPKFVITRVQGKAVGGGVGVISASDIAIATDSAAIKLSEFALGFGPFVIGPAVERRIGKAAFTASAIDTDWRDAQWCLQNGMFNSVTDSVESLDRAVHELAARLAKANPDAAAELKAIAWEGTEHWDKLLEERAEISGRLVLSAFAQNAISAFKQK, encoded by the coding sequence ATGAGTGAGAAGGGCTATGTCAACGTTGCCATTGAAAATGGTATTGGAACGGTTACCTTTTTTCATCCCAAAAAAAATTCATTGCCGGGAAATTTGTTGGCGGAATTGGCGCAGGCGCTGCTGTCGCTTGGCGGAAACGCTGCGGCAAAAGTGGTGGTGTTGCAGAGTGCCGGAAACGGTGCTTTTTGTGCTGGCGCATCTTTCGATGAATTGCTTTCTGTCGATTCGATTGAAAAAAGCAAAACATTTTTTATGGGCTTTGCCCGCCTGATTTTGGCGATGAAAAGAATCCCAAAGTTTGTTATTACGCGAGTTCAGGGCAAGGCAGTCGGTGGGGGAGTGGGTGTGATTTCTGCTTCTGATATTGCGATTGCTACCGATTCCGCAGCGATCAAATTGAGTGAATTTGCGCTCGGTTTCGGTCCGTTTGTGATTGGACCGGCGGTGGAACGGCGGATCGGAAAAGCGGCGTTTACTGCCAGCGCCATCGACACCGATTGGCGCGATGCGCAGTGGTGCCTGCAAAATGGCATGTTCAACTCCGTTACCGATTCGGTTGAATCACTCGATCGTGCCGTTCACGAATTGGCAGCACGCCTCGCCAAAGCCAACCCGGATGCAGCGGCGGAGCTAAAAGCCATCGCATGGGAAGGCACCGAACATTGGGATAAATTGTTGGAAGAACGTGCGGAAATCAGCGGGCGGTTGGTGCTTTCGGCATTTGCACAAAACGCTATTTCTGCATTCAAACAAAAATAA
- a CDS encoding S9 family peptidase, with protein sequence MKKNKACGEWHSPISAEMLSGGSVRLGDIAIENETVYWIESCPTEQGRNSIFRKKPGKTPKNLLDAPFNVRSRVHEYGGGAMLITPGGIFFSNDGDRQIYSFQPGDSPKQLTNSPESRFTDFCFDERRNRLFTVREVHEPNAAEPQNVICAIDLNTQNDITDLVSGADFYSNPIISPDGNRLAFLCWHHPNLPWDATELWLAKIADDGSIQSSEMIAGGDNESIFQPQWASDGKLYFVSDKSGWWNIYCWGAGEVEPVIEMAAEFGLPQWVFGMSTFGIIDHQTLASAFSKDGIWQFGIIDLPSKSLNILDLPFTYITQVRASRNQVVFQAGSPQQSGAIVSVNLESGKHNILRQSTAVEIDPAVISQPEIFRFSSDDYPVQGFFYPPKNPDFAPLPEELPPLMMICHSGPTAATDNSLSLKIQYWTSRGFAVADINYRGSTGFGRAFRELLNANWGIADVADCVNAANALVADGKVDPQRMVISGGSAGGFTVLAALTFHDVFAAGCSRYGISDLAALTQHTHKFEARYNDRLIARYPQEKQEYRARSPLYHSEKLDKPVIFFQGSDDKVVLPEQSENMANALRQKGIPVAYVLLDGEGHGFRQPENIRNVLEWELYFYSRIFNFRPADEISPIKIDNLNN encoded by the coding sequence ATGAAAAAAAATAAAGCCTGCGGTGAATGGCATTCACCGATATCCGCAGAAATGTTGTCTGGCGGCAGCGTCCGTCTCGGCGATATTGCCATCGAAAATGAAACGGTTTATTGGATCGAAAGCTGCCCGACCGAACAGGGGCGAAACAGCATATTCCGGAAAAAGCCCGGCAAAACCCCGAAGAACTTGCTCGATGCACCGTTTAACGTCCGCTCGCGGGTGCATGAATACGGCGGCGGCGCGATGCTGATTACACCCGGCGGCATTTTTTTCTCGAATGATGGTGACCGGCAAATTTATTCGTTTCAGCCCGGAGATTCGCCGAAACAGTTGACAAACTCGCCGGAGTCCCGTTTCACCGATTTCTGTTTCGATGAACGCCGTAACCGTTTGTTCACGGTTCGGGAAGTACACGAGCCAAACGCGGCTGAGCCGCAAAATGTCATCTGTGCAATCGATTTGAACACTCAAAATGATATTACAGACCTCGTTTCCGGGGCAGATTTTTATTCGAATCCCATCATCTCTCCCGATGGCAACCGGCTGGCATTTTTGTGCTGGCATCACCCCAATTTACCGTGGGATGCCACAGAATTATGGCTTGCTAAAATCGCAGATGACGGCTCGATTCAATCTTCAGAAATGATCGCCGGCGGTGACAACGAGTCCATTTTTCAACCGCAATGGGCATCGGACGGAAAATTGTATTTTGTGTCGGACAAAAGTGGTTGGTGGAATATTTACTGTTGGGGTGCCGGAGAAGTTGAGCCGGTCATCGAAATGGCTGCAGAATTTGGGCTGCCGCAGTGGGTTTTTGGGATGTCCACTTTTGGCATTATCGATCACCAAACGCTGGCAAGCGCATTTTCAAAAGATGGCATCTGGCAATTCGGCATCATAGATTTGCCATCCAAATCATTGAATATTCTGGATTTACCTTTCACATATATAACTCAGGTTCGCGCATCACGAAATCAGGTTGTTTTTCAGGCTGGCTCGCCGCAGCAATCCGGTGCTATTGTTTCGGTGAATCTGGAATCGGGAAAACACAATATTTTGCGACAATCAACCGCAGTGGAAATCGATCCTGCGGTGATTTCCCAACCGGAAATTTTCCGGTTTTCATCTGACGATTATCCGGTTCAGGGATTTTTCTATCCGCCCAAAAACCCGGATTTCGCGCCATTGCCGGAGGAATTGCCGCCACTGATGATGATTTGCCACAGCGGTCCGACCGCAGCAACGGACAACAGTCTTTCGCTAAAAATCCAATATTGGACGTCGCGCGGATTTGCGGTTGCAGACATCAATTATCGCGGCAGCACGGGGTTTGGTCGGGCTTTTCGCGAATTATTGAATGCAAATTGGGGCATCGCAGATGTTGCAGATTGCGTAAACGCTGCAAATGCGTTGGTGGCAGATGGCAAAGTTGATCCGCAGCGAATGGTCATTTCCGGTGGCAGCGCCGGTGGGTTTACGGTTTTGGCGGCGCTAACTTTTCACGATGTTTTTGCCGCCGGATGCAGCCGATACGGGATCAGCGATTTGGCAGCGCTCACGCAACACACCCACAAATTTGAGGCACGCTATAACGACCGTTTGATTGCCCGATATCCGCAGGAAAAACAGGAGTATCGGGCGCGTTCGCCGCTGTATCATTCTGAAAAACTGGATAAACCGGTCATTTTTTTTCAAGGCAGCGATGACAAAGTTGTGTTGCCCGAACAATCTGAAAATATGGCGAACGCACTGCGGCAAAAAGGCATTCCGGTCGCTTACGTACTGCTCGATGGCGAAGGGCACGGTTTCCGTCAACCGGAAAACATTCGCAACGTTCTCGAATGGGAGTTGTATTTTTATTCGCGAATTTTTAACTTCCGCCCGGCTGATGAAATTTCGCCGATAAAAATAGACAACCTAAACAATTGA
- a CDS encoding serine hydrolase, whose product MNRLFNPLFYLVLVLFFSIGLFAQTVDLTAIDRAIEKTRTDWQIPGIAVAIVKDGKLIHAKGYGTRTIDKDEPVDENTLFAVASNSKAFTVSLLGILVDAGKLRWDDKVVDHLPNFQMFDPYVTREMTVRDLVTHRSGLPTFGGDHIWIGNSLSSDEILARLRHLEPNGLFRSSYHYQNLMFMVAGMVYEKISGEKWGEAVEKHLFKPLGMNRSNTSIRALANDKNVASPHEPRNGKTVPVAYDLLDNVAPAAAVNASVADMSKWMLLHLNNGKVGDSQIISAKVVREMQAIYNPIPISEAAENLYGRKFSGAGMGWFISNYGGYKTVSHGGGMSGMISLQTLIPEADFGVMVVTNYAPDSPTRAITNLILDAFFQPETAEKRNWSAELLEQVNKQHQKSELAENELAAQRIKNTKPSLPLDEYTGTYFDAFSGNAEVRLEKGNLVFDYNPRHLGDLTHWHADIFRVVWRDPIFDMPAKSFISFRINEKGEVVSLETSFYDPITFERKHDSQK is encoded by the coding sequence ATGAACAGACTATTTAATCCATTGTTTTATCTCGTTTTAGTGTTATTTTTTTCAATCGGTCTCTTTGCTCAAACGGTCGATTTGACAGCAATCGATCGAGCAATTGAAAAAACACGCACCGACTGGCAAATTCCCGGTATTGCCGTCGCCATTGTCAAAGATGGCAAGCTGATTCACGCCAAAGGGTATGGCACGCGCACTATCGACAAAGATGAACCGGTCGATGAAAACACCCTTTTTGCGGTGGCATCCAATTCTAAAGCGTTCACGGTTTCGCTGTTGGGAATTTTAGTGGACGCCGGAAAATTGCGTTGGGACGATAAAGTTGTCGATCATCTGCCAAATTTTCAAATGTTCGATCCATACGTAACCCGCGAAATGACCGTGCGGGATTTGGTGACCCATCGCAGCGGGCTTCCGACTTTTGGCGGTGACCATATCTGGATTGGCAATTCGCTGTCATCGGATGAAATTCTGGCGCGGCTGCGCCATCTCGAACCCAACGGATTATTTCGTTCGTCATACCATTACCAAAATCTGATGTTCATGGTTGCCGGTATGGTTTATGAAAAAATATCCGGCGAAAAATGGGGCGAAGCTGTTGAAAAACATCTATTTAAGCCATTGGGGATGAATCGCAGCAACACCAGTATCCGGGCGTTGGCGAACGACAAAAATGTTGCGTCTCCCCATGAGCCACGCAACGGGAAAACCGTTCCGGTCGCATACGATTTGCTGGATAACGTTGCGCCCGCCGCAGCGGTAAACGCCAGCGTTGCAGATATGAGCAAATGGATGCTGCTGCATTTGAACAATGGCAAAGTTGGTGATTCACAGATCATTTCAGCAAAGGTTGTCCGTGAAATGCAGGCGATTTATAACCCGATCCCGATTTCTGAAGCTGCTGAAAATTTGTATGGCAGAAAATTTTCTGGAGCGGGAATGGGTTGGTTTATTTCCAATTATGGCGGCTACAAAACCGTTAGTCACGGCGGCGGTATGTCCGGGATGATCTCGTTGCAAACACTGATTCCCGAAGCTGATTTTGGCGTGATGGTCGTAACCAATTATGCACCGGATTCGCCAACTCGTGCAATTACAAACCTTATCCTCGATGCGTTTTTTCAGCCGGAAACAGCCGAAAAACGCAATTGGAGCGCGGAGTTGTTGGAGCAGGTGAACAAACAACATCAAAAATCAGAACTTGCTGAAAATGAATTGGCAGCGCAGCGCATAAAGAATACGAAACCCAGCTTGCCTTTGGATGAATACACCGGCACTTATTTTGATGCGTTTTCCGGTAATGCCGAAGTGCGATTGGAAAAGGGCAATCTGGTTTTCGATTACAATCCGCGACATCTCGGCGATTTGACCCATTGGCACGCGGATATTTTCCGGGTGGTTTGGCGCGATCCGATTTTCGATATGCCAGCCAAATCGTTTATCAGCTTTCGCATCAACGAAAAAGGCGAGGTTGTTTCGCTGGAAACCAGCTTTTATGACCCGATTACTTTTGAACGAAAACATGATTCCCAAAAATAA
- a CDS encoding insulinase family protein: MNISPYQKTQLDNGITVISEHIPHVRSVSIGVWLRTGTRFEDKSVNGVAHFLEHMMFKATRKRTAREIVRRIESLGGNLNAFTAKEQTCYHIEILDEHLSKAIDVLADVLCREDFPEKEFEKERQVILDEIQSAEDTPDEVVLEYFATKMFPDHALGNPILGVEDTINAMTMDEMMTFYRNTYTADRTVIAVAGHLQHNKLVAQVQQKFNFPQNISNPVKLSRPKSFGAGFHQLERPVFQSHLCIGVPGIAYDDPAKWDLLIMNTILGDGMGSRLFQNIRERYGIAYAIFSFAELYHDCGVFGVYLGTDQRNIPKAQKMLVNELDKISSKPVSQRELRDAKSYTKGNIMLRLENTSSRMNRLAMLEIYNGKFQPIDHVITQIEQVSRESIMATASRLLSPERRLTVILSPNK, translated from the coding sequence ATGAATATTTCCCCATATCAAAAAACGCAGTTGGACAACGGGATAACCGTAATTTCCGAACATATTCCGCATGTCCGCTCCGTTTCGATCGGCGTTTGGCTGCGAACCGGCACGCGATTCGAGGATAAATCCGTTAACGGCGTTGCGCATTTTTTGGAGCACATGATGTTCAAAGCAACCCGGAAACGCACAGCACGGGAAATTGTTCGGCGCATCGAATCGCTCGGCGGCAACCTGAATGCGTTCACCGCAAAAGAGCAGACCTGCTATCATATCGAAATTCTGGACGAACATTTGTCCAAAGCGATCGATGTATTGGCGGATGTGCTCTGCCGGGAAGATTTTCCGGAAAAGGAATTCGAGAAAGAACGTCAGGTGATTCTCGACGAAATCCAATCCGCTGAGGATACACCCGACGAGGTTGTGCTGGAATATTTTGCCACTAAAATGTTCCCGGATCATGCGTTGGGCAACCCGATTTTAGGCGTGGAAGACACCATAAATGCGATGACAATGGACGAAATGATGACATTTTATCGCAACACATACACCGCCGACCGGACAGTAATCGCCGTTGCCGGACATTTGCAGCACAACAAATTAGTGGCGCAGGTTCAGCAAAAATTTAATTTTCCCCAAAACATTTCCAATCCGGTGAAATTATCCCGTCCGAAATCGTTCGGCGCCGGGTTTCACCAATTGGAGCGACCGGTTTTTCAATCGCATTTGTGCATCGGTGTGCCGGGGATAGCCTACGACGATCCGGCGAAATGGGATTTGCTGATCATGAACACCATTTTGGGCGATGGCATGGGCTCGCGGTTGTTCCAGAATATTCGCGAGCGATACGGCATCGCATACGCCATTTTTTCGTTTGCAGAATTGTATCACGACTGCGGGGTTTTTGGCGTTTATCTGGGAACGGATCAACGCAATATTCCCAAAGCACAAAAAATGCTCGTGAACGAGCTGGACAAAATTTCGTCTAAACCCGTTTCACAACGGGAGTTACGTGATGCAAAATCTTACACAAAAGGCAATATCATGCTCCGGTTGGAAAACACAAGCTCGCGAATGAACCGGCTCGCAATGCTGGAAATTTACAATGGAAAATTTCAACCGATCGATCATGTGATCACCCAAATTGAGCAGGTTTCCCGCGAATCAATTATGGCGACAGCTTCCCGCTTGCTCTCACCGGAACGGCGGCTCACCGTGATTCTATCACCCAACAAATAA
- the yjjX gene encoding inosine/xanthosine triphosphatase, whose amino-acid sequence MKTIIVASHNPVKINAVTLAFKHVFPDQEFTVKGVSVPSGVSDQPVTNEETRRGADNRTIAAMQLHPNADFWVGVEGGIEEDAQGLGAFAWVVIRSNDRHSHSRSGTFYLPPTVAELIHTGLELGEADDIVFGKNNSKQSEGAIGILTKNLVNRTSLYEHAIILALVQFINPDLYPVK is encoded by the coding sequence ATGAAAACTATTATTGTAGCATCGCATAACCCAGTTAAAATAAACGCGGTTACGCTGGCTTTTAAGCACGTTTTTCCAGACCAGGAATTCACCGTAAAAGGTGTTAGTGTGCCTTCGGGCGTTAGCGATCAACCGGTTACCAATGAGGAAACCCGGCGAGGTGCAGACAACCGGACAATAGCCGCGATGCAACTTCATCCGAATGCGGATTTTTGGGTTGGCGTCGAAGGCGGCATCGAAGAAGATGCGCAGGGTTTGGGCGCTTTCGCATGGGTGGTTATCCGGTCCAACGATCGCCATAGCCATAGCCGCAGCGGCACATTTTATCTGCCGCCAACAGTGGCGGAACTCATTCACACCGGTTTGGAACTCGGCGAAGCGGATGACATCGTTTTCGGAAAGAATAACAGCAAACAATCTGAAGGCGCTATTGGTATTCTCACAAAAAATCTGGTGAATCGCACTTCGCTTTACGAACATGCGATCATTCTCGCACTGGTTCAGTTTATAAACCCTGATTTGTATCCCGTAAAATAA